In Pseudochaenichthys georgianus chromosome 6, fPseGeo1.2, whole genome shotgun sequence, a single window of DNA contains:
- the LOC117448060 gene encoding small ribosomal subunit protein eS27-like: MPLARDLLHPTIEYERRQHKKKRLVQSPNSYFMDVKCPGCYKITTVFSHAQTVVLCVGCATVLCQSKGGKARLTEGCSFRRKQH; encoded by the exons ATGCCT CTTGCAAGAGACCTCCTCCACCCTACAATTGAATATGAGAGAAgacaacataaaaagaaaaggcTGGTTCAGAGTCCCAACTCCTACTTTATGGACGTGAAGTGCccag GATGCTACAAGATCACCACAGTGTTCAGCCATGCTCAGACAGTGGTACTCTGTGTGGGATGCGCAACAGTGCTTTGCCAGTCAAAAGGAGGAAAGGCCAGACTGACAGAAG GTTGCTCTTTCAGGAGGAAGCAGCATTAA
- the dnaja gene encoding dnaJ homolog subfamily A member 4, producing the protein MVHETGFYELLGVNPEASQDELKKAYRKLALKYHPDKNPNEGEKFKLISQAYEVLSNPEKRSLYDQGGEQAIKEGGMGGGTSPMDMFNMFFGGGGRMQRERRGKNVVHQLSVTLDEMYNGSTRKLGLQKNIICDSCEGYGGKKGAMEKCSICKGRGVQIKVQQIGPGMIQQIQSVCADCQGQGEKFSSKDRCKSCNGRKVERKKKVLEVHIDKGMRDGQKITFTGEGDQEPGLEPGDVIIVLDQKDHPLFQRKDEDLIMKMDIKLSEALCGFKKTIQTLDDRTLVISALPGEVIKHNDIRCVQNEGMPIYKEPYEKGQLIIKFQVAFPEKGWLPEHLMFQLERLLPPREDVMITDDMEEVELSEPDLSSQRRASREAYEEDEEGPRNGNGVQCQTQ; encoded by the exons ATGGTTCACGAAACCGGCTTCTACGAGTTACTGGGTGTCAACCCTGAAGCCTCGCAGGATGAACTCAAAAAAGCCTACAGAAAACTCGCATTGAAATATCATCCCGACAAGAACCCCAATGAAGGAGAGAAG TTCAAGCTTATATCTCAAGCATATGAAGTGCTGTCAAATCCAGAGAAGAGATCCTTGTATGACCAAGGAGGAGAACAAGCAATCAAAGAAGGAGGCATGGGAGGAGGAACTTCACCAATGGACATGTTCAACATGTTCTTTGGAGGTGGAGGGAGgatgcagagagagagaagag GGAAGAATGTCGTCCACCAACTTAGTGTAACACTGGATGAGATGTACAATGGCAGTACAAGGAAGCTCGGACTTCAAAAGAACATAATTTGTGACTCATGTGAAG GCTATGGTGGGAAGAAAGGTGCAATGGAAAAGTGCTCCATTTGCAAAGGAAGAGGTGTTCAAATCAAGGTGCAACAGATTGGGCCTGGCATGATCCAGCAGAtccagagtgtgtgtgcagactgCCAGGGACAGGGAGAGAAATTTAGCTCCAAGGACCGCTGTAAGAGCTGCAATGGACGCAAAGTAGAACGCAAGAAGAAAGTTCTTGAGGTTCACATTGACAAAG GTATGAGGGACGGTCAGAAAATAACATTCACTGGAGAAGGGGACCAGGAACCTGGACTGGAGCCAGGGGATGTAATCATCGTTCTGGATCAGAAGGATCACCCCTTGTTCCAGAGGAAAGACGAAGATTTGATAATGAAGATGGATATCAAACTATCTGAGGCTCTGTGTGGTTTCAAGAAGACTATTCAAACATTAGACGACAGAACGCTTGTCATCAGCGCACTACCAG GTGAAGTAATCAAGCATAATGACATCAGATGTGTTCAGAATGAGGGCATGCCAATTTACAAGGAGCCTTATGAAAAAGGGCAGCTTATCATTAAGTTCCAG GTTGCATTTCCAGAGAAAGGCTGGCTTCCAGAGCATCTCATGTTCCAGCTGGAAAGACTGCTTCCTCCCAGAGAGGATGTGATGATTACTGATGACATGGAGGAGGTGGAACTCAGTGAGCCGGATTTGTCGTCACAGAGAAGGGCCAGTAGGGAAGCGTATGAGGAAGACGAAGAGGGTCCCAGAAACGGAAACGGGGTGCAATGTCAGACGCAgtag
- the LOC117447877 gene encoding ras-related protein Rab-8B, producing MAKTYDYLFKLLLIGDSGVGKTCLLFRFSEDSFNTTFISTIGIDFKIRTIELDGKRVKLQIWDTAGQERFRTITTAYYRGAMGIMLVYDISNEKSFENIKNWIRNIEEHASSDVEKMVLGNKCDMTDRRQVSKDRGEKLAIDYGVKFLETSAKSGLNVEEAFYSMGRDILHNLSSKTTDNNAGGSGKPVKITEKKSKRIKLFKCSLL from the exons ATGGCGAAAACGTACGATTATCTCTTCAAACTCTTGCTCATTGGAGACAGCGGAGTCGGCAAGACATGTCTGCTGTTCAGGTTCAGCGAGGACTCCTTCAATACCACCTTCATATCTACAATAG GAATAGACTTCAAAATCAGAACAATCGAGCTGGACGGAAAAAGAGTCAAGCTTCAAATTTG GGACACTGCAGGACAGGAGAGGTTTCGCACCATCACAACAGCTTACTACAGAGGAGCAATG GGCATTATGCTGGTCTATGACATCAGCAATGAGAAGTCctttgaaaacataaaaaactGGATTAGAAATATTGAAGAG CATGCCTCGTCTGATGTGGAAAAGATGGTCCTGGGCAACAAATGTGACATGACTGACAGGAGACAGGTGTCCAAAGACAGAGGAGAAAAG CTTGCTATTGATTATGGAGTGAAGTTCTTGGAAACCAGTGCAAAGTCTGGCCTGAATGTAGAAGAG GCTTTTTATAGCATGGGAAGAGACATATTACATAACCTGAGCTCAAAGACA ACTGACAACAATGCCGGAGGATCTGGAAAGCCTGTCAAGATCACAGAGAAAAAGTCAAAGAGGATAAAATTGTTCAAGTGTTCACTCCTCTAG